One window from the genome of Gimesia aquarii encodes:
- a CDS encoding DUF1559 domain-containing protein, which yields MKLQKRNAFTLIELLVVIAIIAILIALLLPAVQQAREAARRTECKNKLKQWGLGLHNYHDNYQTFPPGTMGLNSSSTNPRNNHPWSVRVLPFVDQAPLYNTFNFSLNYNDTTGTPSNRSRRDEKFPLMHCPSARTRDRKPSNSAEGWTIHYYGIAGPKGVRPAPLTGNWPTAHATSNITSNHGNNAISGILFRQSNVAIRDITDGTTNTLLLGEISSKPAGSNSYRAWIQGASNGNHSFASYACKNLKDGIGASGWNSGNADRLFNDVDFGSNHTGGAHFLMADGSVRFISENINFATYQAAGSRDDGLTLQITE from the coding sequence ATGAAGCTCCAAAAAAGAAACGCATTCACACTGATTGAATTGCTGGTGGTCATAGCCATCATTGCAATATTAATCGCACTATTGCTTCCAGCAGTACAACAAGCACGCGAAGCAGCTCGTCGTACAGAATGTAAGAACAAACTCAAACAGTGGGGTCTGGGACTGCATAACTACCATGATAACTACCAAACGTTCCCACCAGGTACCATGGGTCTTAATAGTAGCTCTACAAACCCCAGGAATAACCATCCCTGGTCTGTGAGAGTTCTACCTTTTGTAGATCAGGCACCGCTATATAACACTTTTAATTTCAGTTTGAACTACAACGATACAACTGGCACCCCTTCCAACCGCTCACGTCGTGATGAAAAATTCCCTCTAATGCATTGCCCCAGCGCACGTACTCGTGATAGAAAGCCTTCAAATTCTGCTGAAGGCTGGACAATCCACTACTACGGAATTGCGGGCCCTAAGGGAGTTCGCCCTGCCCCATTAACTGGTAATTGGCCCACAGCACATGCTACTAGCAATATAACAAGCAATCACGGAAATAATGCTATCAGCGGAATCCTGTTTCGACAGAGTAATGTTGCAATTCGCGATATTACCGATGGAACTACGAATACGTTACTGCTGGGCGAAATTTCATCAAAACCTGCCGGTTCCAACAGCTATCGCGCCTGGATCCAAGGTGCCAGTAACGGTAACCACAGCTTTGCCAGTTACGCATGTAAGAACCTCAAAGATGGAATCGGCGCATCCGGCTGGAACAGTGGAAATGCAGATCGACTCTTCAACGATGTGGACTTTGGCAGTAATCACACTGGAGGTGCACACTTCCTGATGGCAGATGGTTCTGTTCGGTTTATATCTGAAAACATCAACTTTGCCACCTATCAGGCTGCTGGTAGCCGTGATGATGGTTTGACACTACAAATCACCGAGTAA
- a CDS encoding alpha/beta fold hydrolase, with product MFQNVSHFKTLIIAVYCLSGVTIAHGQTKLVQPAVGTTLVQSLDFPGKLQGEEGLIIVPENRENPSGRMISVHYLRFPARETVGLPPVFILPGGPGQCVTAEDIQRGLRHKHYNKISEIVAFNRNRDVIIVNQRGNSRVPGIYGLPAKWSAKPGKSSEPMSFVKSSRRLVAGLKTSLKKCESLNIDTRGYDILHLIDDVDAIRRVYGYEKIALRGSSFGSQWALAYLKRKPNHVDRMILSGVEPLDHGYDSANGIWNVFKRIEEETRKSKGVKLPDVGLLGALQAVIARLEEQPVRIRGHHPRKNYTAEVVIGADDFRHYLTRPILDAPIHSRKMLEFWPKFVLEVYQEDYQYLAAKIIDDRPEYQHHSLLLTLVDNSLGITANRETKLQSESAYRWLGDQNWFYKATRDVTPTPVVSDEFRQLSVNQTPVLMIHGTLDLATPIENAEELLPFFPQGHLITVKGGTHAATHHAASIDPEF from the coding sequence ATGTTCCAAAACGTTTCACATTTCAAGACACTCATAATTGCAGTCTATTGTCTCTCCGGAGTCACTATTGCGCATGGACAAACGAAACTGGTTCAACCAGCAGTCGGCACTACGCTTGTTCAATCGCTCGATTTTCCAGGCAAATTGCAAGGCGAAGAAGGGTTGATCATCGTTCCCGAGAATCGTGAGAATCCATCGGGCCGGATGATCAGCGTTCATTACCTTCGATTTCCAGCAAGGGAAACGGTCGGTTTACCCCCAGTTTTCATATTACCTGGCGGACCCGGTCAGTGTGTCACTGCGGAAGATATTCAACGAGGTTTACGACATAAGCATTATAACAAAATTTCTGAAATTGTTGCCTTCAATCGAAACCGAGATGTCATCATTGTCAATCAGCGTGGAAATAGTCGAGTGCCCGGAATTTACGGCCTACCCGCAAAGTGGTCCGCAAAACCTGGCAAGAGTTCAGAACCAATGTCATTCGTGAAATCATCACGGCGACTGGTAGCAGGTCTTAAGACTTCACTGAAAAAATGCGAATCCCTGAATATCGACACGAGGGGATATGACATTCTGCATCTGATTGATGATGTGGACGCGATACGCCGTGTTTATGGATATGAGAAGATCGCATTACGTGGCAGTAGCTTTGGCTCTCAATGGGCTCTCGCGTATCTAAAACGTAAGCCGAACCATGTCGACCGGATGATTCTATCCGGTGTTGAGCCGTTGGACCATGGTTACGACAGTGCCAATGGAATTTGGAACGTATTCAAAAGAATCGAGGAGGAAACGCGTAAGTCCAAGGGTGTAAAATTACCTGACGTGGGACTTTTAGGGGCCCTACAGGCAGTGATCGCGCGCCTTGAGGAACAACCGGTACGAATTCGTGGACATCATCCAAGAAAGAATTATACCGCGGAAGTCGTAATTGGCGCTGATGACTTTCGGCATTACCTCACTCGTCCGATTCTTGACGCTCCGATCCATTCAAGGAAGATGCTTGAGTTCTGGCCAAAGTTCGTTCTGGAAGTCTATCAGGAAGACTATCAGTATCTAGCTGCAAAGATCATTGATGATCGCCCCGAGTACCAACATCATAGTTTACTTCTTACACTCGTCGATAATAGCCTGGGGATTACCGCAAATCGCGAAACAAAACTACAATCTGAATCAGCCTATCGGTGGCTCGGCGATCAGAATTGGTTTTATAAAGCAACGCGTGATGTAACTCCCACACCGGTAGTCAGCGATGAGTTTCGCCAACTTAGCGTCAATCAGACACCAGTATTAATGATTCACGGGACACTTGACCTCGCAACGCCAATTGAAAATGCAGAAGAATTGTTGCCGTTCTTTCCCCAAGGTCATCTCATCACTGTCAAAGGAGGTACTCATGCGGCAACACATCATGCCGCTAGTATTGATCCGGAGTTTTGA